A single Cupriavidus sp. D39 DNA region contains:
- a CDS encoding helix-turn-helix domain-containing protein, with product MTRDEAFARVLREARVSRGLTQRVLAERAALTDNYLSLLEQAKRSISISTLFVLCDALGMKASLLIQGAENLADE from the coding sequence ATGACGCGTGATGAGGCTTTTGCCAGAGTTCTACGAGAAGCACGGGTTTCTCGCGGGCTCACTCAACGCGTTCTTGCGGAGAGGGCGGCTCTCACGGACAACTATCTGTCACTGTTGGAGCAAGCTAAGCGGAGCATCTCCATCTCCACCCTATTCGTCCTGTGCGACGCCTTGGGTATGAAGGCCTCTCTCCTGATACAAGGGGCTGAGAATCTGGCTGACGAGTAG
- a CDS encoding dicarboxylate/amino acid:cation symporter, translating into MMRKPFYKILYVQVLFAIAVGIVLGHFWPATGVAMKPLGDGFIKLIKMIIGPIIFCTVVSGIAGMRDMKKVGRVGGKALLYFEVISTFALLIGLLSAHLLKPGVGFNIDPATLDTKAISQYVTQAHGQSTVEFFMHIIPDTMVSAFANGDILQILLISLFFGSALAAMGERSKIVFDFVEQVSKVFFHIVHVITRVAPLGAFGAMAFTIGKYGLGSLVPLLKLIGTFYFTAIVFVVVVLGTVARLTGFNIFRFISYIKEELLIVLGTSSSEAALPHLMEKLEKLGCSKSVVGLVVPTGYSFNLDGTNIYMTMAVLFIAQATGIELTLLQQLTVLGVAMITSKGASGVTGSGFITLAATLAVVPDIPVAGMVLILGIDRFMSECRALTNIIGNGVATVVMSAWEHELDRAQLDRMLRRGGDETAELAEAGTGVR; encoded by the coding sequence ATCATGAGGAAACCCTTTTACAAGATCCTGTACGTGCAGGTGCTGTTCGCCATCGCGGTGGGCATCGTGCTCGGGCATTTCTGGCCCGCTACGGGCGTAGCCATGAAGCCGCTGGGCGATGGCTTCATCAAACTGATCAAGATGATCATCGGTCCGATCATCTTCTGTACCGTGGTGTCCGGCATCGCCGGCATGCGCGACATGAAGAAGGTGGGCCGGGTCGGCGGCAAGGCGCTGCTGTACTTCGAGGTGATCTCCACCTTCGCGCTGTTGATCGGCCTGCTGTCCGCGCACCTGCTCAAGCCGGGCGTGGGCTTCAACATCGATCCGGCCACGCTCGACACCAAGGCGATCTCGCAATATGTGACGCAGGCGCATGGCCAGAGCACGGTCGAGTTCTTCATGCACATCATCCCGGACACGATGGTCAGCGCGTTCGCCAACGGCGACATCCTGCAGATCCTGCTGATCTCGCTGTTCTTCGGCTCGGCGCTGGCGGCCATGGGTGAGCGCTCGAAGATCGTGTTCGACTTCGTCGAGCAGGTTTCCAAGGTGTTCTTCCACATCGTTCACGTGATCACCCGGGTGGCACCGCTGGGCGCGTTCGGCGCGATGGCCTTTACCATCGGCAAGTACGGCCTGGGCTCGCTGGTGCCGCTGCTCAAGCTGATCGGCACCTTCTACTTCACCGCGATCGTCTTCGTGGTGGTGGTGCTGGGCACGGTAGCGCGCCTGACGGGCTTCAACATCTTCCGCTTCATTTCCTACATCAAGGAAGAGCTGCTGATCGTGCTGGGCACCAGTTCGTCGGAGGCGGCGCTGCCGCACCTGATGGAAAAGCTGGAAAAACTGGGCTGCTCCAAATCGGTGGTGGGGCTGGTGGTGCCCACGGGCTACTCCTTCAACCTCGATGGCACCAACATCTACATGACCATGGCGGTGCTCTTCATCGCCCAGGCCACCGGCATCGAGCTCACGCTGCTGCAGCAGCTCACCGTCCTGGGCGTGGCGATGATCACCTCCAAGGGCGCCAGCGGCGTGACCGGTTCCGGCTTCATCACGCTGGCCGCCACGCTGGCGGTGGTGCCGGACATTCCGGTGGCCGGCATGGTGCTGATCCTCGGCATCGACCGCTTCATGAGCGAGTGCCGTGCGCTGACCAATATCATCGGCAACGGCGTGGCGACGGTGGTGATGTCGGCGTGGGAGCATGAACTCGACCGCGCGCAGCTTGACCGCATGCTGCGCCGTGGCGGCGATGAAACGGCCGAACTTGCCGAAGCCGGCACCGGCGTCCGCTGA
- a CDS encoding thioredoxin has protein sequence MQPSRWGVFRTACHAGVAMLGAILVAASTGALAATAHLPPANDLATQAAAAGSRGEPLVVLVTLPGCVYCETVRRNYLGPQAAAGEIEARELDMTADTPLRNADGSMTTAREWARSRNVAVAPTVLFLDARGRSLATPLRGMQPDFYGAYLEQALDQARSALAARSH, from the coding sequence ATGCAGCCATCCCGTTGGGGTGTCTTTCGCACCGCATGCCATGCCGGCGTGGCGATGCTGGGGGCCATCCTGGTAGCAGCGAGTACCGGCGCCCTGGCCGCCACGGCCCACCTGCCCCCGGCCAACGATCTGGCCACCCAGGCCGCCGCCGCGGGCAGCCGGGGCGAGCCCCTGGTGGTGCTGGTAACGCTGCCCGGCTGCGTGTACTGCGAAACGGTGCGCCGCAACTATCTCGGCCCGCAGGCCGCGGCGGGCGAAATCGAGGCGCGCGAGCTCGACATGACCGCCGACACGCCGCTGCGCAACGCCGATGGCAGCATGACCACCGCGCGGGAATGGGCGCGCAGCCGCAATGTGGCGGTAGCGCCCACGGTGCTCTTCCTCGACGCGCGCGGCCGTTCGCTGGCCACGCCACTGCGCGGCATGCAGCCCGATTTCTACGGCGCCTACCTGGAGCAGGCGCTGGACCAGGCCCGCTCGGCACTGGCAGCCAGGTCGCATTGA
- a CDS encoding HAD domain-containing protein, whose product MTHRPKFLFLDFDGVLHPVSALDGFAMRMAQDAAISYGRLFRWTWVLEESLEGADVNIVVHSSWRRFLGTAQLLQYLGPLANRYCGIANLEMSRWQGIRHAASQLELADDEWVVLDDHASQFPDPPPRQLVLCNPESGIWEPRVRERVRAWAVGKQPELECKDDE is encoded by the coding sequence ATGACGCATCGCCCCAAATTTCTCTTTCTGGATTTCGACGGAGTTCTGCACCCCGTGTCGGCCCTTGACGGCTTTGCTATGCGCATGGCGCAAGATGCGGCAATCAGCTACGGTCGCCTTTTCAGATGGACGTGGGTGCTCGAAGAAAGCCTCGAGGGGGCGGATGTAAACATCGTAGTGCATAGCTCATGGAGACGCTTTCTTGGTACCGCTCAGTTGCTTCAGTATCTTGGTCCCTTGGCGAATCGGTATTGCGGCATAGCGAATCTCGAAATGTCACGTTGGCAAGGGATAAGGCACGCCGCATCTCAGCTTGAGTTGGCTGACGACGAATGGGTTGTGCTAGATGACCACGCAAGTCAATTCCCCGACCCACCGCCACGACAGCTTGTACTCTGCAATCCGGAGAGCGGCATTTGGGAGCCGCGTGTGCGTGAGCGTGTACGCGCTTGGGCAGTTGGCAAGCAACCAGAACTTGAGTGCAAAGATGATGAGTGA
- a CDS encoding TlpA disulfide reductase family protein has product MLLVAVLGWFGYRAIAPANAAPPATFTLLSGEKVSTADLKGKVYLVNFWATSCVTCVKEMPDMVRTYDKFKGKGLEFVAVAMSYDPPMYVMNYAQTRKLPFKVAMDSDGAAAKAFGEVQLTPTTFVIDKDGRILKRYVGEPEWDALHKLLDGALAKAA; this is encoded by the coding sequence GTGCTGCTGGTCGCCGTGCTGGGCTGGTTCGGATACCGCGCCATCGCCCCCGCCAATGCGGCGCCGCCCGCCACGTTCACCCTGCTGTCGGGCGAAAAGGTCAGCACCGCGGATCTCAAGGGCAAGGTCTACCTGGTCAACTTCTGGGCCACCAGCTGCGTCACTTGCGTCAAGGAAATGCCGGACATGGTCCGCACCTATGACAAGTTCAAGGGCAAGGGCCTGGAATTCGTGGCCGTGGCCATGAGCTATGACCCGCCCATGTACGTGATGAACTATGCGCAAACGCGCAAGCTGCCGTTCAAGGTGGCGATGGATTCCGACGGCGCGGCGGCCAAGGCCTTCGGCGAGGTGCAGCTGACCCCGACCACCTTCGTGATCGACAAGGACGGCCGCATCCTCAAGCGCTATGTAGGCGAGCCCGAGTGGGACGCGCTGCACAAGCTGCTCGACGGCGCGCTCGCCAAGGCGGCCTGA
- a CDS encoding LysE family transporter — MRWDVWLAYFAACWVIAVSPGSGAVLSMSHGLSYGLRKTTTTIFGLQTGLVIILLVAGGGLGALLVASEHAFAVVKTIGALYLIYIGVQQWRARVDGGQDDAAQGTQAPRVAALSPRRRFATGLLTNVTNPKGIIFMVAVLPQFIDPAHALGPQLAILAATMCGVDLVVMHGYALLASRMRGLLRNARAVRWQNRIFGSVLVAVGAALFFVRRHPA; from the coding sequence ATGCGTTGGGATGTTTGGCTGGCCTATTTCGCGGCCTGTTGGGTGATTGCCGTGTCGCCGGGATCTGGCGCGGTGCTGTCGATGAGCCATGGCCTGTCCTACGGCCTGCGCAAGACCACCACCACGATCTTTGGCTTGCAGACCGGGCTGGTCATCATCCTTCTGGTGGCCGGCGGCGGCCTGGGCGCACTGCTGGTGGCCTCCGAGCACGCCTTCGCCGTGGTCAAGACGATCGGCGCGCTCTACCTGATCTACATCGGCGTGCAGCAATGGCGCGCGCGGGTGGACGGCGGCCAGGACGATGCCGCGCAGGGCACGCAAGCGCCTCGCGTGGCCGCGCTGAGCCCGCGCCGGCGTTTTGCCACGGGCTTGCTGACCAACGTGACCAACCCCAAGGGCATCATCTTCATGGTGGCGGTGTTGCCGCAGTTCATCGATCCCGCCCATGCGCTCGGGCCCCAGCTTGCCATCCTGGCCGCGACCATGTGCGGCGTGGACCTGGTGGTGATGCACGGCTACGCGCTGCTGGCCTCGCGCATGCGCGGCCTGTTGCGCAATGCGCGCGCGGTGCGCTGGCAGAACCGGATCTTCGGCAGCGTGCTGGTGGCCGTTGGCGCGGCGCTGTTCTTCGTCAGGCGCCATCCGGCGTGA
- a CDS encoding helix-turn-helix domain-containing protein: MTPVVVGKAVRRHRETQGLSQRELGDRVGLDRNHVSRIEVGTTNIALDTLEKMANALGVTAEDLVESEEGAQPAAGESSA, translated from the coding sequence CTGACACCCGTTGTTGTAGGGAAGGCTGTCAGGCGACATCGCGAGACACAAGGGCTCTCCCAGCGAGAACTAGGCGATAGGGTTGGCCTAGACCGCAACCATGTCTCCAGAATTGAAGTTGGCACAACAAATATCGCCCTAGACACTCTAGAGAAAATGGCAAACGCTCTTGGCGTTACTGCCGAAGATTTGGTCGAGTCGGAAGAGGGAGCACAACCCGCAGCTGGCGAGTCATCCGCCTAA
- a CDS encoding ATP-dependent helicase, translating to MLCDAPAVKQPDAVDAAPATPAYLSTLNPEQCAAVTHEPAAPLLIIAGAGSGKTNTLAHRVAHLVLGGADPRRILLLTFSRRAASEMGRRVERIVDQALGMQASGAGRAALTWSGTFHAIGARLLREYAETLGLSPSFTICDRGDAADLMNVVRHDLGLSAQASRFPRKETCLSIYSRVVNTQAPLEDVLKQWFPRYAMWTDALRGLFAGYVQAKQKQQVLDYDDLLLYWAQALAEPVLAQDMGARFDHVLVDEYQDTNALQAAILLALKPDGRGLTVVGDDAQSIYAFRGATVRNILDFPARFAPAADMVTLSQNYRSTQPILAAANAVIGLAAERYTKDLWSERGSAEKPEIVVVNDEADQARYVVEQILARREAGLALLSQAVLFRAADHSAQLEIELVRRNIPFVKFGGLKFLESTHVKDVLAVVRWLENPRDRMAGFRSLQLLPGVGPKTAARVLDAVEIATEPLFALESFEAPPAAAEAWPDLLALARSLMAPAAPWPSAFEQVVAWYQPHLERLHDDAPARAADLQQLERIAATYASRERFLTELTLDPPDASSDESGVPPRDEDYLILSTIHSAKGQEWKAVYVLNAVDGCMPSDLATGTTEEIEEERRLLYVAMTRARDHLDIVVPQRFYVHQQTAYGDRHVYASRTRFLPNRVMPLFHSRSWPPPPPVADAPAKAPLPKLDLAGRMRDMWR from the coding sequence GTGCTTTGCGACGCACCCGCCGTCAAGCAGCCCGATGCCGTGGATGCCGCCCCCGCCACGCCGGCCTACCTGTCCACCCTGAACCCGGAACAGTGCGCGGCCGTGACGCACGAGCCCGCGGCGCCGCTGCTCATCATCGCCGGCGCCGGCTCGGGCAAGACCAACACGCTGGCGCACCGCGTTGCCCACCTGGTGCTGGGCGGCGCGGACCCGCGCCGCATCCTGTTGCTGACGTTCTCGCGCCGTGCGGCGTCGGAGATGGGGCGGCGGGTCGAGCGTATCGTCGACCAGGCGCTGGGCATGCAAGCCTCCGGGGCGGGGCGCGCGGCGCTTACGTGGTCCGGCACCTTCCACGCCATCGGCGCACGCCTGCTGCGCGAGTACGCGGAAACGCTCGGCCTGTCGCCCAGCTTCACCATCTGCGACCGCGGCGACGCCGCCGACCTGATGAACGTGGTGCGCCACGACCTGGGCCTGTCGGCCCAGGCTTCGCGATTTCCGCGCAAGGAAACCTGCCTGTCGATCTACTCGCGCGTGGTCAACACGCAGGCCCCGCTCGAAGACGTGCTCAAGCAATGGTTTCCGCGCTACGCCATGTGGACGGACGCGCTGCGCGGATTGTTTGCCGGCTACGTGCAAGCCAAGCAGAAGCAGCAAGTGCTCGACTACGACGACCTGCTGCTCTACTGGGCGCAGGCACTGGCCGAGCCCGTGCTGGCGCAAGACATGGGCGCGCGCTTCGACCACGTGCTGGTGGACGAATACCAGGACACCAATGCGCTGCAGGCCGCCATCCTGCTCGCGCTCAAGCCCGACGGACGCGGCCTGACAGTGGTGGGCGACGACGCCCAGTCGATCTACGCCTTCCGTGGCGCCACGGTGCGCAATATCCTCGATTTCCCCGCGCGGTTCGCGCCGGCCGCGGACATGGTCACGCTGTCGCAGAACTACCGCTCCACCCAGCCCATCCTGGCCGCCGCCAATGCGGTGATCGGGCTGGCGGCCGAGCGCTATACCAAGGACCTGTGGTCGGAGCGCGGCTCGGCCGAGAAGCCGGAGATCGTGGTGGTCAACGACGAGGCGGACCAGGCCCGCTATGTGGTCGAGCAGATCCTGGCGCGGCGCGAAGCCGGGCTGGCGCTGCTCTCGCAGGCGGTGCTGTTCCGCGCCGCCGACCACAGCGCGCAGCTGGAGATCGAGCTGGTCCGGCGCAACATCCCGTTCGTGAAGTTCGGCGGCCTGAAGTTCCTGGAATCCACGCACGTGAAGGATGTGCTGGCGGTAGTGCGCTGGCTGGAAAATCCGCGCGACCGCATGGCGGGTTTCCGCAGCCTGCAGCTATTGCCGGGCGTGGGGCCCAAGACTGCCGCGCGCGTGCTCGACGCAGTGGAAATCGCCACCGAGCCGCTGTTCGCCCTGGAATCCTTCGAGGCGCCGCCAGCCGCCGCCGAGGCCTGGCCCGACCTGCTGGCGCTGGCGCGCAGCCTGATGGCTCCGGCCGCGCCGTGGCCCTCCGCCTTTGAGCAAGTGGTGGCGTGGTACCAGCCGCACCTTGAGCGCCTGCACGATGACGCCCCGGCGCGCGCTGCCGACCTGCAGCAACTGGAGCGCATCGCCGCCACCTATGCCTCGCGCGAGCGCTTCCTGACGGAACTCACGCTCGACCCGCCGGACGCATCGAGCGACGAATCCGGCGTGCCGCCGCGCGACGAGGACTACCTGATCCTGTCCACCATCCACTCGGCCAAGGGCCAGGAATGGAAGGCCGTCTATGTGCTCAATGCGGTCGACGGCTGCATGCCTTCGGACCTGGCCACCGGCACCACCGAGGAAATCGAGGAAGAGCGCCGCTTGCTGTACGTGGCCATGACCCGCGCCCGCGACCACCTCGACATCGTGGTGCCGCAGCGTTTCTATGTGCACCAGCAGACCGCCTACGGCGATCGCCACGTCTACGCCTCGCGCACGCGCTTTTTGCCTAACCGCGTGATGCCGCTGTTCCACAGCCGGTCCTGGCCCCCGCCCCCGCCGGTGGCGGATGCGCCGGCCAAGGCGCCGCTGCCCAAGCTGGACCTGGCCGGCCGTATGCGCGATATGTGGCGTTGA